A genomic stretch from Kogia breviceps isolate mKogBre1 chromosome 1, mKogBre1 haplotype 1, whole genome shotgun sequence includes:
- the MSTO1 gene encoding protein misato homolog 1 isoform X2, protein MARGAQEVLTLQLGHFAGFVGAHWWNQQDAALCRPTDAKESPGELCPDVLYRTGRTLHGQETYTPRLILMDLKGSLSSLKQDGGLYRDKQLDAAIAWQGKLTTHKEELYPKNPYLQDLLSAEGVLNSDGIWRVKSIPNGTAPPPFTTATTPKPVIPTEGSIRVWSDFLRIHLHPRSICMIQKYNHDGEAGRLEAFGQGESILKEPKYLEELEDRLHFYVEECDYLQGFQILCDLHNGFSGVGAKAAELLQDEYSGRGIITWGLLPGPYHLREPQKNIYRLLNTAFGLVHLSAHSSLVCPLSLGGSLGLQPEPPVNFPHLQYDAALPFHCGAILATALDTVTVPYRLCSSPVSMVHLADMLNFSGKKVVTAGATIPFPLVPSQSLPDTLMQLGTATPWTPLSACGDPSGTCCFAQSVVLRGLDRACHTSQLTPGTPLPSRLHACTTGEEVLAQYLQQQQPRVRSSSHLLLTPCKVVPPYPYLFSSSLSQQGLVLDGPPTGAAVESIPVLGALCSSSSLNRTLGDLAKDLAKLDLRRWASFMDAGVEQDDLEETLQELHSLAQCYQSGDSLMD, encoded by the exons ATGGCGCGCGGGGCTCAGGAGGTGCTCACTTTGCAGTTGGGACATTTTGCGGGTTTCGTGGGAGCGCACTGGTGGAACCAGCAG GATGCTGCGCTGTGCAGGCCGACCGATGCCAAAGAATCGCCGGGAGAGCTGTGCCCCGACGTCCTGTACCGGACCGGCCGGACGTTACACGGCCAAGAGACTTACACGCCGAGACTCATACTCATGGATCTGAAGG GTAGTCTGAGCTCCCTAAAACAAGACGGTGGACTCTACAGGGACAAACAGCTAGATGCTGCAATAGCGTG GCAAGGGAAGCTCACCACACACAAAGAGGAACTCTATCCCAAGAACCCTTATCTCCAGGACCTCCTGAGTGCAGAG GGAGTGCTGAATAGTGATGGTATCTGGAGGGTCAAATCCATTCCCAATGGCACAG CTCCCCCACCATTCACCACCGCTACGACTCCAAAACCAGTTATCCCCACAGAGGGCAGCATCAGAGTCTGGTCAGACTTTCTCAGAATCCATCTCCATCCCCGGAGCATCTGTATGATTCAGAAGTACAACCATGATGG GGAAGCAGGTCGCCTGGAGGCTTTTGGCCAAGGGGAGAGTATCCTGAAGGAACCCAAGTACCTGGAAGAGCTGGAGGACAGGCTGCACTTCTACGTGGAGGAGTGCGACTACCTGCAG GGCTTCCAGATCCTGTGTGACCTGCACAATGGCTTCTCTGGAGTAGGTGCCAAGGCCGCAGAGTTGCTACAAGACGAGTATTCAGGGCGGGGAATAATAACCTGGGGCCTGCTCCCTGGTCCGTACCACCTCAGG GAGCCCCAGAAAAACATCTACCGTCTGTTAAACACAGCTTTCGGTCTGGTGCACCTGTCTGCTCACAGCTCTCTGGTCTGCCCCTTATCCTTGGGTGGGAGCCTGGGGCTGCAACCTGAGCCACCTGTCAACTTCCCTCACCTGCAATATGAT GCCGCTCTGCCCTTCCACTGTGGCGCCATCCTGGCTACAGCCCTGGACACAGTCACTGTTCCTTATCGCCTATGCTCCTCACCAGTTTCCATGGTTCATCTGGCTGATATGTTGAACTTCTCTGGGAAAAAG GTGGTCACAGCAGGAGCAACCATCCCCTTCCCCTTAGTTCCAAGCCAGTCCCTCCCTGATACACTGATGCAGCTTGGAACGGCCACCCCATGGACCCCACTGTCTGCATGTGGGGACCCTTCTGGAACGTGCTGCTTTGCCCAGTCCGTGGTACTGAGGGGTCTAGACAGAGCGTGCCACACCAG TCAGCTCACCCCAGGGACACCTCTGCCCTCCCGCCTCCACGCGTGCACCACCGGGGAAGAAGTCTTGGCCCAGTatttgcagcagcagcagcccagaGTCAGGAG CTCTTCTCATCTGCTGCTGACTCCCTGTAAGGTGGTTCCTCCTTACCCCTACCTCTTCTCCTCAAGCCTCAGCCAGCAGGGTTTGGTTCTGGATGGTCCCCCAACAGGGGCAG CGGTGGAGAGCATCCCCGTGCTCGGGGCCCTCTGCTCCTCTTCATCC
- the MSTO1 gene encoding protein misato homolog 1 isoform X1, translating into MARGAQEVLTLQLGHFAGFVGAHWWNQQDAALCRPTDAKESPGELCPDVLYRTGRTLHGQETYTPRLILMDLKGSLSSLKQDGGLYRDKQLDAAIAWQGKLTTHKEELYPKNPYLQDLLSAEGVLNSDGIWRVKSIPNGTGETSPDTAKWGMGQTRNMEKEGSIRVWSDFLRIHLHPRSICMIQKYNHDGEAGRLEAFGQGESILKEPKYLEELEDRLHFYVEECDYLQGFQILCDLHNGFSGVGAKAAELLQDEYSGRGIITWGLLPGPYHLREPQKNIYRLLNTAFGLVHLSAHSSLVCPLSLGGSLGLQPEPPVNFPHLQYDAALPFHCGAILATALDTVTVPYRLCSSPVSMVHLADMLNFSGKKVVTAGATIPFPLVPSQSLPDTLMQLGTATPWTPLSACGDPSGTCCFAQSVVLRGLDRACHTSQLTPGTPLPSRLHACTTGEEVLAQYLQQQQPRVRSSSHLLLTPCKVVPPYPYLFSSSLSQQGLVLDGPPTGAAVESIPVLGALCSSSSLNRTLGDLAKDLAKLDLRRWASFMDAGVEQDDLEETLQELHSLAQCYQSGDSLMD; encoded by the exons ATGGCGCGCGGGGCTCAGGAGGTGCTCACTTTGCAGTTGGGACATTTTGCGGGTTTCGTGGGAGCGCACTGGTGGAACCAGCAG GATGCTGCGCTGTGCAGGCCGACCGATGCCAAAGAATCGCCGGGAGAGCTGTGCCCCGACGTCCTGTACCGGACCGGCCGGACGTTACACGGCCAAGAGACTTACACGCCGAGACTCATACTCATGGATCTGAAGG GTAGTCTGAGCTCCCTAAAACAAGACGGTGGACTCTACAGGGACAAACAGCTAGATGCTGCAATAGCGTG GCAAGGGAAGCTCACCACACACAAAGAGGAACTCTATCCCAAGAACCCTTATCTCCAGGACCTCCTGAGTGCAGAG GGAGTGCTGAATAGTGATGGTATCTGGAGGGTCAAATCCATTCCCAATGGCACAGGTGAGACTTCTCCAGATACTGCAAAATGGGGAATGGGGCAGACCAGGAACATGGAGAAAG AGGGCAGCATCAGAGTCTGGTCAGACTTTCTCAGAATCCATCTCCATCCCCGGAGCATCTGTATGATTCAGAAGTACAACCATGATGG GGAAGCAGGTCGCCTGGAGGCTTTTGGCCAAGGGGAGAGTATCCTGAAGGAACCCAAGTACCTGGAAGAGCTGGAGGACAGGCTGCACTTCTACGTGGAGGAGTGCGACTACCTGCAG GGCTTCCAGATCCTGTGTGACCTGCACAATGGCTTCTCTGGAGTAGGTGCCAAGGCCGCAGAGTTGCTACAAGACGAGTATTCAGGGCGGGGAATAATAACCTGGGGCCTGCTCCCTGGTCCGTACCACCTCAGG GAGCCCCAGAAAAACATCTACCGTCTGTTAAACACAGCTTTCGGTCTGGTGCACCTGTCTGCTCACAGCTCTCTGGTCTGCCCCTTATCCTTGGGTGGGAGCCTGGGGCTGCAACCTGAGCCACCTGTCAACTTCCCTCACCTGCAATATGAT GCCGCTCTGCCCTTCCACTGTGGCGCCATCCTGGCTACAGCCCTGGACACAGTCACTGTTCCTTATCGCCTATGCTCCTCACCAGTTTCCATGGTTCATCTGGCTGATATGTTGAACTTCTCTGGGAAAAAG GTGGTCACAGCAGGAGCAACCATCCCCTTCCCCTTAGTTCCAAGCCAGTCCCTCCCTGATACACTGATGCAGCTTGGAACGGCCACCCCATGGACCCCACTGTCTGCATGTGGGGACCCTTCTGGAACGTGCTGCTTTGCCCAGTCCGTGGTACTGAGGGGTCTAGACAGAGCGTGCCACACCAG TCAGCTCACCCCAGGGACACCTCTGCCCTCCCGCCTCCACGCGTGCACCACCGGGGAAGAAGTCTTGGCCCAGTatttgcagcagcagcagcccagaGTCAGGAG CTCTTCTCATCTGCTGCTGACTCCCTGTAAGGTGGTTCCTCCTTACCCCTACCTCTTCTCCTCAAGCCTCAGCCAGCAGGGTTTGGTTCTGGATGGTCCCCCAACAGGGGCAG CGGTGGAGAGCATCCCCGTGCTCGGGGCCCTCTGCTCCTCTTCATCC
- the MSTO1 gene encoding protein misato homolog 1 isoform X6, which translates to MARGAQEVLTLQLGHFAGFVGAHWWNQQDAALCRPTDAKESPGELCPDVLYRTGRTLHGQETYTPRLILMDLKGSLSSLKQDGGLYRDKQLDAAIAWQGKLTTHKEELYPKNPYLQDLLSAEGVLNSDGIWRVKSIPNGTAPPPFTTATTPKPVIPTEGSIRVWSDFLRIHLHPRSICMIQKYNHDGEAGRLEAFGQGESILKEPKYLEELEDRLHFYVEECDYLQGFQILCDLHNGFSGVGAKAAELLQDEYSGRGIITWGLLPGPYHLREPQKNIYRLLNTAFGLVHLSAHSSLVCPLSLGGSLGLQPEPPVNFPHLQYDAALPFHCGAILATALDTVTVPYRLCSSPVSMVHLADMLNFSGKKVVTAGATIPFPLVPSQSLPDTLMQLGTATPWTPLSACGDPSGTCCFAQSVVLRGLDRACHTSQLTPGTPLPSRLHACTTGEEVLAQYLQQQQPRVRSSSHLLLTPCKVVPPYPYLFSSSLSQQGLVLDGPPTGAGLLFLCLRSGGEHPRARGPLLLFILEPDPGRFGQRSRQTRPAALGQLHGRWSGTG; encoded by the exons ATGGCGCGCGGGGCTCAGGAGGTGCTCACTTTGCAGTTGGGACATTTTGCGGGTTTCGTGGGAGCGCACTGGTGGAACCAGCAG GATGCTGCGCTGTGCAGGCCGACCGATGCCAAAGAATCGCCGGGAGAGCTGTGCCCCGACGTCCTGTACCGGACCGGCCGGACGTTACACGGCCAAGAGACTTACACGCCGAGACTCATACTCATGGATCTGAAGG GTAGTCTGAGCTCCCTAAAACAAGACGGTGGACTCTACAGGGACAAACAGCTAGATGCTGCAATAGCGTG GCAAGGGAAGCTCACCACACACAAAGAGGAACTCTATCCCAAGAACCCTTATCTCCAGGACCTCCTGAGTGCAGAG GGAGTGCTGAATAGTGATGGTATCTGGAGGGTCAAATCCATTCCCAATGGCACAG CTCCCCCACCATTCACCACCGCTACGACTCCAAAACCAGTTATCCCCACAGAGGGCAGCATCAGAGTCTGGTCAGACTTTCTCAGAATCCATCTCCATCCCCGGAGCATCTGTATGATTCAGAAGTACAACCATGATGG GGAAGCAGGTCGCCTGGAGGCTTTTGGCCAAGGGGAGAGTATCCTGAAGGAACCCAAGTACCTGGAAGAGCTGGAGGACAGGCTGCACTTCTACGTGGAGGAGTGCGACTACCTGCAG GGCTTCCAGATCCTGTGTGACCTGCACAATGGCTTCTCTGGAGTAGGTGCCAAGGCCGCAGAGTTGCTACAAGACGAGTATTCAGGGCGGGGAATAATAACCTGGGGCCTGCTCCCTGGTCCGTACCACCTCAGG GAGCCCCAGAAAAACATCTACCGTCTGTTAAACACAGCTTTCGGTCTGGTGCACCTGTCTGCTCACAGCTCTCTGGTCTGCCCCTTATCCTTGGGTGGGAGCCTGGGGCTGCAACCTGAGCCACCTGTCAACTTCCCTCACCTGCAATATGAT GCCGCTCTGCCCTTCCACTGTGGCGCCATCCTGGCTACAGCCCTGGACACAGTCACTGTTCCTTATCGCCTATGCTCCTCACCAGTTTCCATGGTTCATCTGGCTGATATGTTGAACTTCTCTGGGAAAAAG GTGGTCACAGCAGGAGCAACCATCCCCTTCCCCTTAGTTCCAAGCCAGTCCCTCCCTGATACACTGATGCAGCTTGGAACGGCCACCCCATGGACCCCACTGTCTGCATGTGGGGACCCTTCTGGAACGTGCTGCTTTGCCCAGTCCGTGGTACTGAGGGGTCTAGACAGAGCGTGCCACACCAG TCAGCTCACCCCAGGGACACCTCTGCCCTCCCGCCTCCACGCGTGCACCACCGGGGAAGAAGTCTTGGCCCAGTatttgcagcagcagcagcccagaGTCAGGAG CTCTTCTCATCTGCTGCTGACTCCCTGTAAGGTGGTTCCTCCTTACCCCTACCTCTTCTCCTCAAGCCTCAGCCAGCAGGGTTTGGTTCTGGATGGTCCCCCAACAGGGGCAG GGCTCCTGTTTCTCTGCCTCCGCAGCGGTGGAGAGCATCCCCGTGCTCGGGGCCCTCTGCTCCTCTTCATCC